The following proteins come from a genomic window of Gynuella sunshinyii YC6258:
- a CDS encoding tripartite tricarboxylate transporter substrate binding protein, whose translation MKKIIIGSLLSFSALCSSLTLAEYPNKDIQGVIQWGAGGSTDTVMRSVTPYAEKVLGKDIIMTNKTGGVGAIATKFVYSKRADGYTLLMGAENPQMYKVLGLANIDYSDMVPINVLARGVPILVANNDAPFNNLSELVAYAQAHPGDVKTGSTGPGGLPSIVLAMLGSQIKLDLTTVPYDGDGPALTALQGHAIDVMPAVLGAAIEHIKAGRIKVISLIDTKENQLLPGVAPITAEYPGFAEYLPWGPFFGIFVKSGTPAEAVEKLTAAYHAGAQSPEFLELMEKRGFTVMNISGDEAKQFLENYRSVSSWLVYDAGFAKESPEKFGIKRPN comes from the coding sequence ATGAAAAAAATAATTATAGGATCACTACTCTCATTCTCTGCTCTGTGCTCCAGCCTGACGTTGGCAGAATATCCCAACAAGGATATTCAGGGTGTTATCCAGTGGGGGGCTGGCGGGTCGACCGATACGGTGATGCGTTCAGTGACACCTTATGCAGAAAAGGTGCTGGGTAAAGATATCATCATGACCAATAAGACCGGTGGTGTTGGGGCCATCGCAACCAAATTTGTATACAGCAAAAGAGCCGATGGCTACACCCTGTTAATGGGGGCTGAGAATCCTCAGATGTATAAAGTCCTGGGGTTGGCGAATATAGATTACAGCGATATGGTGCCCATTAATGTCCTTGCCCGGGGCGTGCCTATTCTGGTGGCGAACAATGATGCGCCGTTCAATAATCTCAGTGAACTGGTTGCCTATGCTCAGGCTCATCCCGGTGATGTTAAAACCGGATCCACCGGTCCTGGTGGTTTACCCTCAATTGTACTGGCGATGCTCGGCTCTCAAATCAAGCTGGATCTGACGACTGTTCCCTATGATGGAGACGGACCGGCATTGACTGCACTGCAAGGGCATGCCATTGATGTCATGCCTGCCGTTCTGGGTGCTGCGATTGAGCATATCAAGGCAGGCAGAATTAAAGTCATCAGCCTGATTGATACCAAGGAGAATCAATTACTGCCTGGTGTTGCTCCGATAACTGCGGAATACCCGGGGTTTGCCGAATACCTGCCCTGGGGACCATTTTTCGGTATCTTTGTTAAATCCGGTACCCCAGCTGAGGCAGTCGAAAAGCTCACCGCAGCCTATCATGCCGGGGCTCAATCTCCTGAATTCCTGGAACTGATGGAGAAACGGGGCTTTACTGTGATGAACATCAGTGGTGACGAAGCGAAACAGTTTCTGGAGAA
- a CDS encoding DMT family transporter, whose amino-acid sequence MSSSDHLKADVLLVVTTIVAAFGWMFSKSALEGFSPLLFMGLRFLSAALVLLVVGGYGSLRMLSRKQWRAGMMAGSLFAVAMMFWVMGLHFAEHIGVGAFLNSLGVVLVPVFGLFFGERPTLPAWLSLPVVAAGMACLSLDSEFVMGLGELCFLAAAAFFSVSFILLSHASAGMPTMALTTIQLLLTGGVSLLVSAFFEDWQLSQPLNIWLWLLASVLIATSLRFFIQIRAQGMAPASHAAIIMTLEPVWTAILAAWWLNDQMSGLQLLGCSLIFLAMLIARWRAVRAALSSVKASMGYR is encoded by the coding sequence ATGTCATCGTCCGACCATCTTAAAGCCGATGTATTGCTGGTCGTTACGACCATTGTTGCCGCATTTGGCTGGATGTTTTCCAAATCCGCTCTCGAAGGTTTTTCACCCTTACTGTTTATGGGGTTGCGGTTTTTAAGCGCTGCGCTGGTATTGCTGGTTGTTGGCGGGTATGGCTCTTTGCGAATGCTTTCCAGAAAACAATGGCGGGCGGGCATGATGGCCGGGAGCTTATTTGCCGTTGCCATGATGTTCTGGGTCATGGGATTACACTTTGCCGAGCATATTGGTGTCGGGGCGTTTCTGAACAGCCTTGGGGTGGTGTTGGTGCCGGTATTCGGATTGTTCTTCGGCGAGCGGCCAACCTTGCCGGCCTGGTTGTCTTTACCGGTGGTGGCTGCCGGAATGGCCTGCCTGTCTCTCGACAGTGAGTTTGTTATGGGACTTGGAGAGCTCTGTTTCCTGGCCGCTGCGGCTTTTTTTTCCGTCAGTTTTATCCTTTTGAGTCATGCTTCCGCCGGGATGCCGACGATGGCACTGACGACGATTCAGCTGTTGTTGACTGGTGGGGTGTCGCTGTTGGTCTCCGCATTTTTTGAAGACTGGCAACTGAGTCAGCCGTTGAATATCTGGTTATGGTTGCTGGCCAGTGTCCTGATCGCAACCAGCCTGCGGTTCTTCATCCAGATCCGTGCCCAGGGCATGGCACCTGCCAGCCATGCTGCGATTATCATGACGCTGGAGCCTGTCTGGACAGCCATATTGGCAGCCTGGTGGCTGAATGATCAGATGAGCGGCCTGCAACTGTTAGGATGCAGTCTGATTTTCCTGGCGATGTTGATTGCCCGTTGGAGAGCTGTTCGTGCTGCACTGAGCAGCGTGAAGGCATCAATGGGGTATCGATAG
- a CDS encoding Gldg family protein has product MQPDQQALPTIRRIAAKEVTLFFASPIAYLFLATFAAVTLFIFFWGESFFARNIADVRPMFEWMPVLLIFLASTLTMRLWSEERRTGTLEYVLTQPVPLWHFVVGKFAGCLLLLLIALIITLPLPITVSVIGDLDWGPVWAGYLATFLLGAAYLSIGLFVSARSDNQIVSLITATAVSGFFYVLGSNTITDFFGNDAGEWLRLLGTGSRFDSITRGVIDLRDLYYYVSIIAVFLTLNTFMLERERWASQKRNPQHKLWSTVTVLLLINALGANFWLGQINALRLDTTAGKQYSISSATQNYLNQLQEPLLIRGYFSSKTHPLLAPLVPQLRDLLKEYEVAGHGNVKVEFVDPATNPEEEKEANEQYGIQPVPFQVADRYQSAIVSSYFNVLVQYGNEHEVLGFRDLIEVSARSEADLDVQLRNPEHDITSAIKKVMQSYQAGGNLFDTVKDPIKFTAYISADSSLPNELLDFRKVVTQSITDMAKKSNGRLSIDFVNPDANGGAVGQQIAEQYGFKPMTTNLLSNDRFYFYLTLAQGDQVVQIPLGDMKKEGFQRDLESGIKRFASGFTKTVALVTPSGGANPYNPYGGASGPQFNQLQQFLGSDLKVEKEDLSDGSVSGQADILFLAAPKELDDTQLFAVDQFLMKGGTVILATSPYEADFGNRSMTLQKHKSGLENWLKHNGLSIDDQVVLDPQNSAFPIPVTRNVSGFQLQEIRMMDYPYFIDIRPDGMNSNNPIVSDLPQVTMNWASPITVSKDNQGDRKITELLHSSAESWLSSSTDILPKVTAQGVSGFSPEGNTGSHLLGVISSGRFESYFAGQDSPLLTKADSAQDKQDSGKTDTEDKQPTITSVIDHSPQSARIILFSSNDFLRDQVIQLADSANRTKYLNTLQLAANTVDWSVEDAGLLSIRSRSHFNRTLPPMEHNNQLFWEYLNYALAALALVVIAVVQKQRKKSRERRYLHLLAQ; this is encoded by the coding sequence ATGCAGCCTGACCAACAAGCCCTGCCCACCATTCGTCGGATTGCGGCCAAAGAAGTTACCCTGTTTTTCGCTTCCCCCATCGCCTATCTGTTCCTGGCGACATTTGCTGCAGTCACATTGTTTATATTCTTCTGGGGAGAATCATTTTTCGCCCGCAACATCGCTGATGTGCGCCCAATGTTTGAGTGGATGCCAGTACTGCTGATCTTTCTGGCCAGCACTCTGACGATGCGTCTGTGGAGTGAGGAACGACGCACCGGCACGCTCGAATATGTGCTGACCCAACCGGTACCACTGTGGCATTTTGTTGTGGGTAAATTTGCCGGTTGTCTGCTGTTACTGTTGATTGCTCTGATCATTACCCTGCCGCTACCCATTACTGTCTCTGTAATTGGTGATCTCGATTGGGGTCCGGTATGGGCCGGGTATCTGGCCACATTCCTGCTGGGTGCAGCTTATCTGAGTATTGGCTTGTTTGTGTCCGCCCGCAGTGACAACCAAATTGTCAGCCTGATAACCGCAACCGCTGTCAGCGGGTTCTTCTATGTGCTTGGTTCCAACACCATTACCGATTTCTTTGGCAATGATGCCGGTGAATGGCTCCGCCTGCTTGGTACGGGTTCGCGGTTTGATTCCATTACCAGGGGTGTCATCGATCTTCGTGACCTGTACTACTACGTCAGTATCATTGCAGTATTTTTGACCCTGAATACGTTCATGCTGGAAAGAGAACGCTGGGCCAGCCAAAAACGCAACCCTCAGCACAAGCTCTGGAGTACCGTAACGGTATTACTGCTGATCAATGCTCTGGGCGCTAATTTCTGGCTCGGTCAGATCAACGCATTGCGGCTGGACACGACTGCCGGTAAACAATATTCCATTTCCAGCGCAACCCAGAATTATCTGAATCAGCTCCAGGAACCATTGCTGATTCGTGGCTATTTCAGCAGTAAAACCCATCCTCTGCTGGCGCCACTGGTACCGCAATTGCGTGATCTGTTGAAAGAATATGAAGTGGCAGGCCATGGCAACGTTAAAGTCGAATTCGTTGACCCGGCAACCAATCCGGAGGAAGAGAAAGAAGCCAACGAGCAATACGGCATTCAACCTGTCCCATTCCAGGTGGCGGACCGCTATCAATCGGCCATTGTCAGCTCCTATTTCAATGTGCTGGTGCAATATGGTAACGAACACGAAGTGCTGGGATTTCGCGATCTGATTGAAGTCAGTGCCCGTTCTGAAGCGGATCTGGATGTCCAGTTACGCAACCCGGAACATGACATCACCAGTGCAATCAAAAAAGTGATGCAGAGTTATCAGGCCGGTGGCAATTTATTCGATACTGTCAAAGACCCGATCAAGTTCACGGCATATATTTCCGCCGACTCAAGCCTGCCGAACGAGCTGCTGGATTTCCGTAAGGTCGTCACTCAGTCCATTACTGACATGGCTAAAAAATCCAATGGCCGGTTGAGCATTGATTTTGTGAACCCGGATGCCAATGGCGGTGCTGTTGGTCAGCAGATCGCTGAACAATATGGATTCAAACCCATGACCACCAACCTGTTGAGTAACGATCGTTTCTATTTCTATCTGACTCTGGCACAGGGCGATCAGGTCGTGCAGATTCCTCTGGGTGATATGAAGAAAGAAGGATTCCAGCGCGATCTTGAATCCGGCATCAAACGTTTTGCCAGTGGCTTTACCAAAACCGTTGCTCTGGTCACTCCCAGCGGCGGCGCCAATCCGTATAACCCATATGGTGGAGCATCCGGTCCTCAGTTCAATCAATTGCAGCAGTTCCTCGGATCTGACCTGAAAGTGGAAAAAGAGGATCTGAGTGACGGCAGCGTTTCCGGTCAGGCAGACATTCTGTTCCTGGCAGCCCCCAAGGAACTCGATGATACTCAGCTGTTTGCCGTGGATCAGTTCTTAATGAAGGGTGGCACAGTGATACTGGCAACATCGCCGTATGAGGCAGATTTCGGTAACCGTTCCATGACTCTTCAGAAGCACAAAAGCGGTTTGGAAAACTGGCTCAAACACAATGGCCTGAGCATTGATGATCAAGTGGTACTGGATCCTCAAAACTCGGCATTTCCGATTCCGGTAACCCGCAATGTCAGCGGCTTCCAATTACAGGAAATCCGGATGATGGATTACCCGTATTTTATCGATATCCGCCCGGATGGTATGAACAGTAACAATCCGATTGTGTCTGATCTGCCTCAGGTCACCATGAACTGGGCTTCTCCGATTACTGTCAGCAAAGACAATCAGGGGGACCGGAAAATTACCGAACTGTTGCACAGCTCGGCCGAATCCTGGCTCTCTTCGTCAACGGATATTCTGCCCAAAGTGACCGCTCAGGGCGTATCCGGTTTCAGTCCGGAAGGTAATACCGGCTCTCATCTGCTCGGTGTCATCAGCAGTGGTCGTTTTGAATCCTATTTTGCCGGTCAGGATTCACCTCTGTTAACAAAAGCGGACAGTGCCCAGGACAAACAGGATAGCGGCAAAACCGATACTGAAGATAAACAACCGACGATCACCAGTGTGATCGACCATTCACCGCAGTCGGCTCGCATCATTCTGTTCAGTTCCAATGATTTTCTACGTGACCAGGTCATCCAGCTGGCGGATTCGGCCAACCGCACCAAGTATCTGAATACTTTGCAACTGGCAGCCAACACTGTTGACTGGTCAGTAGAAGATGCCGGCCTGTTAAGCATACGGTCGCGTAGCCACTTCAACCGTACATTGCCACCAATGGAGCATAACAACCAACTGTTCTGGGAATATCTCAACTACGCGCTGGCAGCTCTGGCCCTGGTCGTAATTGCGGTGGTTCAGAAACAACGAAAAAAATCCCGTGAACGCCGTTATCTTCATCTATTAGCACAATAA
- a CDS encoding ABC transporter ATP-binding protein: MPIIEVEKLTRRYAGLVAVDAVSFTIEEGVCFGLLGPNGAGKTTTIEMMEGISAPTSGTIRYFGERASKKMYQRIGIQFQNTALPDYLTVRETLNLFASFYQRRLSIAELTELCQLEAFVDRDTRLLSGGQRQRMLLALALVNDPAIVFLDEPSTGLDPQARYHFWQLIQTIKARGKTIILTTHYMDEAQFLCDEIVIMDEGRIVEAGTPEALLHRYFNGVYIQVPKHQCDAVIMTGLGAIQRNGCYEILTDHLEQTLQQLISSGVPLQDLQVKSPNLEDLFLRLTGHELRV, from the coding sequence ATGCCCATTATCGAAGTTGAGAAACTGACCAGGCGGTATGCCGGTCTGGTGGCTGTGGACGCTGTTTCCTTTACGATTGAAGAAGGGGTTTGTTTTGGTTTGTTGGGTCCTAACGGTGCCGGTAAAACCACCACGATAGAAATGATGGAAGGCATATCCGCCCCAACATCCGGAACCATTCGATATTTTGGCGAGCGGGCATCAAAGAAAATGTATCAGCGGATTGGTATTCAGTTTCAGAATACTGCGCTGCCGGATTATCTGACGGTCCGTGAAACGCTCAATCTGTTTGCTTCTTTTTATCAACGTCGTCTGAGCATTGCTGAGTTGACGGAGTTATGCCAGCTTGAAGCCTTTGTTGACCGGGATACCCGGTTATTATCCGGTGGTCAGCGGCAACGAATGTTATTGGCGCTGGCGCTGGTAAATGACCCGGCCATCGTATTTTTGGATGAACCTTCCACCGGTCTGGATCCACAGGCGCGGTATCACTTCTGGCAATTGATACAGACGATCAAGGCTCGCGGCAAAACCATCATTCTGACCACCCACTATATGGACGAGGCGCAATTCCTGTGCGACGAGATTGTCATTATGGATGAAGGACGGATTGTGGAGGCGGGAACTCCGGAAGCTCTCCTTCATCGTTATTTCAACGGAGTGTATATACAGGTTCCCAAGCATCAGTGTGATGCTGTCATTATGACGGGTCTTGGGGCCATTCAGCGTAATGGCTGTTATGAGATTCTGACCGACCATTTAGAGCAGACACTACAACAACTCATCAGCAGTGGCGTGCCATTGCAGGATTTGCAGGTCAAGTCGCCAAATCTGGAAGACTTGTTTTTACGATTGACCGGGCACGAACTCAGGGTTTAA
- a CDS encoding DnaT-like ssDNA-binding domain-containing protein — MTIQFGERLLSVSPNLAMQIGLEEAVLAQLVFELSTICPNKTLLGKEWFYLAPERWPELVPFWNMTKLNQIFRNLEALKVIERHFNDNGQFLVRLIPDNAFNPAANQGHQRVSHASAQPLNRPQSPATTNAARARNQRHAGLPTFMIEQSQQFQQGRNYKTAMRHDWYPDENLLIPRLQADNITVDFAREQLPAFIGHYMETGVAAADWNSRFIRWVKEEWAKMYRSAPQHSNYRQDQRDEVRRKIMDIYDTNW; from the coding sequence ATGACCATTCAATTTGGCGAACGTTTACTGTCGGTATCTCCTAATCTGGCTATGCAGATCGGCCTTGAAGAAGCCGTTCTGGCCCAGCTCGTATTCGAGTTATCCACAATCTGTCCCAATAAAACACTGTTGGGCAAGGAATGGTTTTATCTGGCACCGGAACGGTGGCCTGAACTGGTTCCATTCTGGAACATGACCAAACTGAACCAGATTTTCAGAAACCTGGAAGCACTCAAAGTGATTGAACGTCACTTTAATGATAACGGCCAGTTTCTGGTTCGACTGATCCCTGACAATGCGTTTAACCCGGCAGCCAACCAGGGACATCAACGCGTCAGCCATGCTTCGGCACAGCCACTGAACCGCCCGCAATCACCTGCCACAACAAACGCTGCACGGGCCAGAAATCAACGCCATGCCGGGCTGCCAACCTTCATGATTGAACAAAGCCAGCAGTTTCAGCAGGGCCGGAACTACAAGACTGCCATGCGTCACGACTGGTATCCTGACGAAAATCTGTTAATCCCACGCCTGCAAGCTGATAACATCACGGTTGATTTTGCCCGCGAGCAACTTCCGGCATTTATCGGCCATTATATGGAAACAGGTGTTGCCGCTGCTGACTGGAACAGTCGCTTTATTCGCTGGGTTAAAGAAGAATGGGCCAAAATGTATCGCTCAGCGCCACAGCACTCCAATTACCGTCAGGATCAGCGTGATGAAGTCAGACGAAAAATCATGGATATCTACGACACCAACTGGTAA
- a CDS encoding patatin-like phospholipase family protein — translation MRKKDKTVSLVLGSGSARGMAHIGVIRLLEDQGYQIQSISGTSIGSLIGGFYCAGKLELYHQWLLELDRTSVLRLLDFSFDRRGLLKGEKVLSTLKEIIGDYDIEELPIKYTAVATDIEREKEVWFSEGSMFEAIRASIAVPSIFTPHYYRGMKLMDGGLLNPVPVAPTAGDTTELTIAVNLNGKSLIKDPDTRNGRKHNTETNGFQKRLGDVLERVLPEKKNIKSKGPATPNMIEMTTRSIDIMQNTIAHAKMSIYKPDILIEIPRDACGFFDFHKAEEMIDIGYSMADTALNNWHEHHPYSNEPNYPQRVPVSDGPIPS, via the coding sequence ATGCGCAAGAAGGATAAAACCGTTTCTCTGGTTCTTGGTTCCGGCTCTGCCCGTGGCATGGCTCATATCGGTGTCATCCGGCTGTTGGAAGATCAGGGATATCAGATCCAATCCATTTCCGGAACATCCATAGGCTCATTGATTGGCGGCTTCTATTGTGCCGGCAAACTGGAACTCTATCATCAATGGCTGCTGGAGCTGGATCGAACCTCTGTACTGAGACTGCTGGATTTTTCATTTGATCGGCGTGGACTGCTCAAAGGCGAAAAAGTGTTGTCGACGCTGAAAGAAATCATTGGTGATTATGATATTGAAGAGCTTCCGATCAAATACACGGCGGTGGCAACTGATATCGAACGCGAAAAAGAAGTCTGGTTCAGTGAAGGCTCCATGTTTGAGGCCATTCGTGCATCGATTGCCGTTCCCTCAATTTTCACACCGCATTACTATCGAGGTATGAAACTGATGGATGGCGGCCTGTTAAATCCTGTTCCGGTCGCCCCGACGGCTGGCGACACCACTGAGCTGACCATCGCTGTCAACCTGAATGGTAAAAGTCTGATCAAAGACCCGGATACCAGAAATGGCCGGAAACACAATACCGAAACCAACGGTTTCCAAAAACGGTTGGGAGATGTGCTGGAAAGGGTTCTGCCAGAGAAGAAAAACATCAAGTCCAAAGGTCCGGCAACCCCCAACATGATTGAGATGACCACCCGCAGTATCGATATCATGCAAAACACTATTGCCCACGCCAAAATGTCCATCTACAAGCCGGATATTCTGATTGAAATTCCCAGAGATGCCTGCGGCTTTTTTGACTTTCACAAAGCCGAGGAAATGATAGATATCGGATATTCCATGGCCGACACTGCATTGAACAACTGGCATGAACATCATCCTTACAGCAACGAACCGAACTACCCGCAGCGGGTTCCAGTCAGCGATGGTCCGATTCCCAGTTAA
- a CDS encoding DUF4340 domain-containing protein has product MKKFQTWLAGLLVVQIALAGGLFWNSQNRHSGNQPQPLLSFQSKEIDKAVISGEDKNVTLKKVSGEWQLADNALPADSQKVIEQLSKLEQLKTGWPVATSKSSHERFEVAKDKFQRHIELFKGDQKVAELYLGSSPGFKQINIRRPDDDKVYSATMASYEFPVDDEGWLDRSLLAASDISDIKGSDYALSKKDKQWQLTETDGQNTEPADHQKAEDLATALSNLKVLSILENKDEAPDQPATELTVSSGDKQWVYRFSQRNDNYYVSRDDRDAVFKISKPIYDSIVEVKEPQLAGQESHSDDAKTDNNSQS; this is encoded by the coding sequence ATGAAGAAATTTCAAACCTGGCTCGCCGGCCTGTTGGTCGTGCAGATTGCACTGGCAGGAGGCTTGTTCTGGAATAGCCAAAACAGACATTCGGGCAACCAGCCACAACCACTGCTCAGCTTTCAAAGCAAGGAAATTGATAAGGCGGTGATTAGCGGTGAAGACAAAAACGTCACCCTGAAGAAAGTGTCTGGCGAGTGGCAACTGGCAGATAATGCGCTGCCGGCAGACAGTCAAAAAGTGATCGAACAACTCAGTAAACTGGAGCAGCTCAAAACCGGTTGGCCGGTTGCAACGAGCAAGTCCAGCCACGAACGGTTTGAAGTGGCCAAGGACAAGTTTCAGCGCCATATTGAGTTGTTTAAAGGTGATCAAAAGGTTGCCGAGCTTTACCTGGGCAGTTCACCGGGCTTTAAACAGATCAATATCCGTCGCCCGGATGATGACAAGGTTTACAGCGCAACTATGGCCAGTTATGAGTTCCCAGTGGATGACGAAGGCTGGCTGGATCGCTCATTACTGGCCGCCAGTGATATCTCCGATATAAAAGGTAGCGATTACGCGTTGTCCAAAAAAGACAAGCAGTGGCAATTGACCGAAACCGATGGTCAGAATACCGAACCCGCCGACCACCAAAAGGCTGAAGATCTGGCAACGGCTCTCAGTAACCTGAAGGTACTGTCGATATTGGAAAACAAGGATGAAGCGCCGGATCAGCCGGCCACCGAGTTAACGGTTTCCAGCGGTGACAAACAATGGGTGTACCGGTTCAGTCAGCGTAACGACAATTACTATGTGTCACGTGATGACCGGGATGCAGTATTTAAGATCAGCAAACCCATTTATGATTCGATTGTGGAAGTCAAAGAACCACAACTGGCAGGTCAGGAAAGCCACAGTGACGATGCTAAAACAGATAACAACAGTCAGAGTTAA
- a CDS encoding ABC transporter permease, giving the protein MLARFLAIFNARNRETIRDRRNFGWNLFLPFLLVFGFAYIFSNPRPDYRIGVIGEEDAYLSRPQLLAMSHLQIIPYQDLQEAKKKLRLHQIDLVLQLDQRLYWVNKQSSKGYFLEKMLHSSDPDFRKREVEGDAIRYIDWVIPGVIGMNILYSCLFGVGYAIVRYRRIGVLKRFKATPLTAFEFLAAQVASRWILVMFFCSVIFFGCHWTFSTVMVGSYLDFFVILALGIMAMIGLALVIASRTRSEELTSGLLNMTAYPMLGLSGAWFSMEGAPLSLQRFAEFLPLTHVVQAARAIAIEGETLGEQWDHILILLAMTVIFVLVGTLLFNWESDHR; this is encoded by the coding sequence ATGCTGGCGAGATTTCTGGCTATTTTCAATGCACGAAACCGCGAAACGATTCGGGACCGCAGAAACTTTGGGTGGAACCTGTTTCTGCCGTTTTTACTGGTATTTGGTTTTGCCTATATTTTTTCCAATCCCCGACCTGACTACCGCATTGGTGTGATTGGAGAGGAGGATGCGTATCTATCACGGCCACAGCTACTGGCGATGTCGCATCTGCAGATTATTCCGTATCAGGATTTACAGGAAGCCAAGAAAAAACTGCGTTTGCACCAGATCGATCTGGTTTTGCAGTTGGACCAGCGTTTGTACTGGGTGAATAAGCAATCCTCAAAAGGCTATTTTCTGGAGAAGATGCTGCACAGCAGCGATCCTGATTTTCGCAAGCGTGAAGTGGAAGGTGATGCTATTCGTTATATCGACTGGGTGATTCCCGGCGTCATTGGTATGAACATCCTGTACAGCTGCCTGTTTGGTGTTGGATATGCAATCGTGCGCTATCGGCGTATCGGTGTGTTAAAGCGGTTTAAGGCCACACCACTGACGGCCTTTGAATTTTTGGCCGCACAAGTGGCGTCGCGATGGATCCTGGTGATGTTTTTCTGTTCCGTCATCTTTTTTGGCTGTCATTGGACATTTTCCACCGTGATGGTTGGTAGCTATCTGGACTTCTTTGTGATTCTGGCATTGGGCATCATGGCGATGATTGGTTTGGCCCTGGTGATTGCCTCCAGAACCCGTAGCGAAGAGTTGACCAGCGGACTGTTGAATATGACGGCCTATCCGATGCTGGGGTTATCGGGTGCCTGGTTTTCGATGGAAGGTGCTCCGCTGTCGTTACAGCGTTTTGCCGAATTTCTGCCGTTGACGCATGTTGTTCAGGCTGCCCGGGCCATTGCCATTGAAGGCGAGACCCTTGGCGAGCAGTGGGATCATATTCTGATCCTACTGGCTATGACCGTTATCTTTGTGTTGGTTGGAACATTGCTGTTTAACTGGGAATCGGACCATCGCTGA
- a CDS encoding ABC transporter ATP-binding protein, whose product MLDVSNLTRRYGSFVAVDKVNFSIGKGEIIGLLGHNGAGKTTIMKMLSGYLEPNEGSITVDGMDLATDTKKIQRLLGYLPENLPIYPEMTVADYLDYAAELKGIKGQEKISEIKRAITATDIGEKLLAPIATLSRGFKQRVGVAQAILGKPKILILDEPTNGLDPTQTDHMRQLIKSIALDATVILSTHIMQEVDAICDRVLIVRNGQLIIDERLEELRNNHQLRVVSSLSPPQAGRLFELIDGIENVENIASEADPQRYHYRLRLATGAVQTNVCANIARQIISEDAELFQLQPEQRDLETLFREVSQHTQQENLNDAA is encoded by the coding sequence ATGCTCGACGTCAGCAATTTGACCCGCCGTTACGGTAGTTTTGTGGCGGTCGATAAAGTCAATTTCAGTATTGGCAAAGGTGAAATCATTGGTCTGCTCGGACACAATGGTGCCGGTAAAACAACCATTATGAAAATGCTCAGTGGCTATCTCGAGCCAAATGAAGGTAGCATTACTGTCGACGGCATGGATCTCGCTACCGATACCAAAAAAATTCAAAGATTGTTAGGTTACTTACCAGAAAATCTGCCGATCTATCCGGAAATGACCGTGGCCGATTATCTCGATTATGCCGCTGAACTCAAAGGCATTAAGGGACAGGAAAAAATATCGGAAATCAAACGCGCCATCACTGCCACGGACATCGGCGAAAAACTGCTTGCGCCGATTGCAACATTATCCCGGGGTTTTAAACAACGGGTTGGCGTGGCTCAGGCCATTCTTGGCAAACCCAAAATCCTGATCCTGGATGAACCCACCAACGGTCTCGATCCCACTCAAACCGATCACATGCGTCAATTGATTAAAAGTATCGCTCTGGATGCAACGGTTATTCTGTCCACTCACATCATGCAGGAAGTGGATGCAATATGTGACCGGGTCCTGATCGTACGCAACGGTCAGCTAATCATCGATGAGCGTCTGGAAGAACTGCGTAATAACCATCAATTACGGGTAGTGAGTTCACTTTCTCCGCCGCAGGCCGGACGCCTGTTCGAGCTGATCGATGGTATCGAAAATGTTGAAAACATCGCCTCCGAAGCCGATCCTCAGCGTTATCACTATCGCCTGAGGCTTGCTACCGGGGCAGTTCAGACAAATGTCTGCGCCAATATTGCCAGACAGATCATCAGCGAGGATGCAGAGTTGTTTCAGCTGCAGCCTGAGCAACGCGACCTGGAAACATTGTTCCGTGAAGTCAGCCAACATACTCAGCAGGAGAATCTGAACGATGCAGCCTGA